The genomic interval ACCTGATTTTGCTCCGTCGCAGATTCTGCCTGCAAGGCTCTCCATGAATTCATAGCCGGCAGTTTTCTTCTGTTCAATCTGGCTGCTGCCTCAGAAGTCTTGGCTAGAACTCTTGCTATAGGTTAGGTGCATCCCGACCTGGGAGACATCAAGATCGAGTCTTTCTTTTACAGTGTATTTCATATCCAGCTTGTTGTTACCTCTATGAAATTGTTATGAAAAAAAACATATGATTAAAATATACAGTTAATATTAATAAAGTCTAGAAAAAATCATGATATACATGCAACTTTATTTCATTATAGCATCAAATTAGAATGAATCAAGTGTTAAAATTAAAATTCTTAGATTTAAATAATTAATTTTATGAAAGTATGTAGTTTAATTCTCTTCAAAATCATTATTTATTATTTTAAAAGTCTTTATATTATGAAAAATATTATTAAATTTAATGTGTAATACATTAATAATTACTGCATAAAATAATTACTGCGAAATTATTCAATGCATTATTTGCAAAAATATACTCTTTTACACTGTTAGATAGCTTTTGCCAGAAGGGTTGACCGTAAAGAGATAACCTGATTTTACACAATTTTTACAGCTAGATAATTGCAAATGGTCATTTCAAGAAATTATTTTTTATCTGTTATATTCATGTCCTGAGGGGGTAGTAGCAGTGAAACTTTGTTTAACTGTAGAAATGTAGTTGAAAAAAGATAAAAAAATAAGTAACATCCGGCAACTTGAACTGTGCAATTACTTAGAAAATCAGTCATATCTGCTTAAAAAAGCTGGAGAATTGAAATATGTATATAGTTACCGGCGGAGCCGGTTTCATCGGCAGTGCTATGGTTTGGAAGCTCAATCAGATGGGTATAGATGATATTTTGATTGTTGATAACCTTGCCAAAACCGATAAATGGAAAAATTTAGTTAATCTTCGTTATGAAGATTATGTTCATAGAGATCAGTTTTATAAAATCATTCTTGAAGGTGAAGATCCTTTTCAGACTGACGCAATCATTCATATGGGAGCTTGTTCCTCCACTACAGAACTGGACGCAGATTTTCTGATGGAGAACAACTACCGCTATACGCAGATGCTTTGCCGCTTCTGTCTCCAGCACGATGTCCGTTTTATAAATGCCTCAAGTGCTGCTACATACGGCGACGGGCGTTTCGGTTTCAATGATAACCATGACGGCATCATGCAGCTTAAACCCATGAATATGTATGGTTATTCCAAACAGCTTTTTGATTTATGGGCCCTTCGCGGCGGGATTCTGGATAAGCTGGTCAGCCTCAAATTTTTTAACGTTTTCGGACCTAATGAATACCATAAAGATGATATGAGAAGTGTCATCTGCAAGGCTTACCGCCAGATAAGCGATTCAGGTGAAATGAAGCTTTTCAAATCATATAAACCGGAATATACCGACGGCGGACAGAAGCGTGACTTTGTTTATATCAAAGATTGCGTGGATGTTATGTGGTGGTTCCTTCAGAACAAAGATAAAAACGGTATTTTCAACATCGGAACCGGACAGGCCCGTCAGTGGAATGAGCTTGCCCGCTCTGTATTTGCCGCTATGGATGTTGAGCCTGATATAAGCTACATAGAAATGCCTGAGTCGATTAGAGATAAATATCAATATCTGACTCAAGCCAATATGAGTAAACTTGTTGCCGCAGGATACGATAAACCGTTCACTCCACTTGAAGATGCGGCGAAAGATTATGTGCAGAATTATCTTGCGCAAGAAGATCCTTATTTA from Desulfovibrio gilichinskyi carries:
- the rfaD gene encoding ADP-glyceromanno-heptose 6-epimerase, with protein sequence MYIVTGGAGFIGSAMVWKLNQMGIDDILIVDNLAKTDKWKNLVNLRYEDYVHRDQFYKIILEGEDPFQTDAIIHMGACSSTTELDADFLMENNYRYTQMLCRFCLQHDVRFINASSAATYGDGRFGFNDNHDGIMQLKPMNMYGYSKQLFDLWALRGGILDKLVSLKFFNVFGPNEYHKDDMRSVICKAYRQISDSGEMKLFKSYKPEYTDGGQKRDFVYIKDCVDVMWWFLQNKDKNGIFNIGTGQARQWNELARSVFAAMDVEPDISYIEMPESIRDKYQYLTQANMSKLVAAGYDKPFTPLEDAAKDYVQNYLAQEDPYLKS